A stretch of the Pseudomonas sp. ACM7 genome encodes the following:
- a CDS encoding methyl-accepting chemotaxis protein translates to MSAVLSLLQSRLLRPVFVTLGIALFVQVLVAVALTRSTVTALEADLGVRLGADSQKLSGELEQAGREVTSSLDSLSISTRQRLTAGLSSRLKDEQAQLRATLEKDLKDSANDMAQLLASVAPRAMWDSDVPTLSEFARRAQRNPNVLFVVYDDATGQHLTRYLNRENPINKALLEKGQGERALDKVLDAAKNDPSVYYLEASINPNGVEIGKVLMGVSTASVETDLAALDKRFSALIASSDQLVGDSLKGAAADSATAMRARLTSAQSTASEMKANTTSTVQEAAATLRWRIGMGLALVGCGVLLLLAVVLGRRVVNRLKLLIAAMDDLAAGEGDLTKRVQINSKDEIGDMASAVNRFVDKLQPIVREAGDVAQRTGVEIGAMTLRNAGADKAAGMQRDEVAESLRALSQMADEAQSESHAMQAALQQVVDIRSATDENTRTSAKVGSLIEALAGQVDTGAKVIERLAQQSEQIEVVLTVIHGIAEQTNLLALNAAIEAARAGETGRGFAVVADEVRALASKTQSSTGDIQAHIVALQQGAREAVAAIGQAGRQASEGLLVLRDSARLQQSVQASVEQVHAAIGLATQAAAHQAQGAQAVRGRVETIHVQAEKAAQAVVETTASGKVLDGLAAQLKASLGQFRA, encoded by the coding sequence GTGTCGGCCGTTCTCTCACTGTTACAAAGCCGTCTATTACGGCCTGTGTTCGTTACCCTTGGTATCGCACTGTTTGTGCAGGTGCTGGTGGCTGTCGCCCTGACTCGGAGCACAGTGACCGCACTGGAAGCCGATCTGGGTGTGCGCCTGGGTGCCGACAGTCAAAAACTTTCCGGTGAGCTTGAGCAGGCAGGGCGTGAAGTCACGTCGAGCCTCGACAGTCTCTCCATCAGTACTCGTCAGCGTCTTACGGCGGGTTTGTCCTCGCGATTGAAGGACGAGCAGGCACAACTGCGTGCGACGCTGGAGAAGGATCTGAAGGACTCCGCCAATGATATGGCGCAGCTTCTGGCTTCGGTCGCACCCCGCGCCATGTGGGACAGCGATGTTCCAACCCTGTCCGAATTTGCCCGCCGGGCTCAGCGTAATCCCAATGTGCTATTCGTGGTCTACGACGACGCGACGGGGCAGCATCTGACGCGCTACCTCAACCGCGAGAACCCGATCAACAAGGCGCTGCTTGAGAAGGGTCAGGGCGAGCGCGCCCTGGACAAGGTGCTGGATGCGGCGAAGAACGATCCATCGGTCTATTACCTCGAAGCCTCGATCAATCCTAACGGCGTGGAAATCGGCAAGGTCTTGATGGGCGTCTCGACCGCCTCGGTGGAAACCGATCTGGCGGCCCTGGACAAACGCTTCTCGGCGCTGATCGCCAGCAGTGATCAATTGGTGGGCGATAGCCTCAAGGGCGCGGCAGCTGACAGCGCCACGGCGATGCGTGCGCGTCTGACGTCCGCTCAGTCCACGGCATCTGAAATGAAAGCCAATACCACCAGCACTGTGCAGGAAGCTGCGGCGACCTTGCGCTGGCGCATCGGCATGGGTCTGGCGCTGGTGGGATGCGGTGTGCTGCTGTTGCTCGCGGTGGTGCTGGGCCGTCGGGTGGTCAATCGCTTGAAATTGCTCATCGCTGCCATGGACGACCTGGCTGCGGGCGAGGGCGATCTGACCAAGCGCGTGCAGATCAACAGTAAGGACGAAATCGGCGACATGGCCTCGGCGGTCAATCGCTTTGTGGATAAGTTGCAGCCGATCGTGCGCGAAGCGGGCGATGTGGCTCAACGCACTGGCGTGGAAATCGGCGCCATGACTTTACGCAATGCCGGGGCCGATAAAGCGGCGGGCATGCAGCGCGATGAAGTGGCCGAGAGCCTGCGTGCTTTGTCACAAATGGCTGACGAAGCCCAGTCTGAAAGTCATGCCATGCAGGCAGCTTTGCAGCAAGTGGTGGATATTCGTTCGGCCACGGATGAAAACACGCGGACGTCGGCGAAAGTCGGCAGTCTGATCGAGGCGTTGGCCGGGCAGGTCGACACCGGGGCGAAAGTCATCGAGCGGCTGGCGCAGCAGAGTGAGCAGATTGAAGTGGTGTTGACGGTGATTCACGGGATCGCCGAGCAAACAAACCTGCTGGCGCTGAACGCGGCGATCGAAGCGGCGCGTGCGGGCGAGACTGGTCGCGGGTTTGCCGTGGTAGCTGACGAGGTGCGAGCGCTGGCGAGCAAGACACAGAGCTCCACTGGCGACATTCAGGCGCACATCGTTGCCTTGCAACAAGGTGCGCGTGAGGCGGTGGCAGCGATCGGTCAGGCCGGGCGCCAGGCCAGCGAAGGTTTGCTGGTGCTGCGTGACAGTGCGCGGTTGCAGCAATCGGTGCAGGCGTCGGTCGAGCAGGTTCATGCGGCGATTGGTCTGGCAACGCAGGCGGCGGCGCATCAGGCGCAAGGCGCGCAAGCGGTGCGCGGTCGGGTTGAAACCATTCATGTGCAGGCTGAGAAGGCGGCTCAAGCGGTGGTGGAAACCACGGCCAGCGGCAAGGTGCTGGATGGGTTGGCAGCGCAGTTGAAGGCGAGTCTGGGGCAGTTCCGGGCTTAA
- a CDS encoding adenylosuccinate synthase: MGKNVVVLGTQWGDEGKGKIVDLLTEHAAAVVRYQGGHNAGHTLVIDGEKTVLHLIPSGVLREGVQCLIGNGVVVAPDALLREIIKLEEKGVPVRERLRISPSCPLILSYHVALDQAREKARGELKIGTTGRGIGPAYEDKVARRGLRIGDLFHRERFAAKLGELLDYHNFVLVNYYKEPAIDFQKTLDECMEYAELLKPMMLDVTAELHELRRAGKDIMFEGAQGSLLDIDHGTYPYVTSSNTTAGGIATGSGFGPMYLDYILGITKAYTTRVGSGPFPTELFDDVGAFLAKRGHEFGATTGRARRCGWFDAVILRRAIDVNSISGLCLTKLDVLDGLETINICVGYKNQDGAVIDAPTDADSYIGLEPVYEEMPGWTESTVGAKTLEELPQAARNYIKRVEELVGAPIDIISTGPDRNETIVLRHPFA; this comes from the coding sequence ATGGGTAAGAATGTCGTAGTCCTGGGCACCCAATGGGGTGATGAGGGCAAAGGCAAGATCGTTGATCTGCTGACCGAACATGCTGCCGCCGTAGTGCGCTACCAGGGTGGCCACAACGCTGGTCACACCCTGGTGATCGATGGCGAAAAAACCGTCTTGCACCTGATCCCGTCGGGCGTGCTGCGCGAAGGCGTGCAGTGCCTGATCGGCAACGGCGTGGTGGTTGCCCCCGACGCTCTGCTGCGGGAAATCATCAAGCTGGAAGAGAAAGGCGTACCGGTGCGCGAGCGCCTGCGTATCAGCCCGTCCTGCCCGCTGATCCTGTCCTATCACGTAGCGCTGGACCAGGCGCGTGAAAAGGCCCGTGGCGAGCTGAAGATCGGCACCACCGGTCGTGGCATCGGCCCGGCGTACGAAGACAAGGTTGCACGTCGTGGCCTGCGCATCGGTGACCTGTTCCACCGCGAGCGTTTCGCCGCCAAGCTGGGCGAGTTGCTGGATTACCACAACTTCGTTCTGGTCAATTACTACAAAGAGCCTGCGATCGACTTCCAGAAAACACTCGACGAGTGCATGGAATACGCCGAGCTGCTGAAGCCGATGATGCTCGACGTCACCGCTGAGCTGCACGAACTGCGTCGCGCTGGCAAAGACATCATGTTCGAAGGCGCCCAAGGCTCCCTGCTGGACATTGACCACGGTACTTACCCGTACGTCACCAGCTCCAACACCACCGCGGGCGGCATCGCTACCGGTTCGGGTTTTGGTCCGATGTACCTGGATTACATCCTCGGCATCACCAAGGCTTACACCACTCGTGTTGGTTCGGGTCCGTTCCCGACTGAGCTGTTCGATGACGTGGGTGCTTTCCTGGCCAAGCGTGGCCACGAGTTCGGCGCTACCACCGGTCGTGCCCGTCGTTGCGGTTGGTTCGATGCCGTGATCCTGCGTCGCGCTATCGACGTCAACAGCATCTCGGGCCTGTGCCTGACCAAGCTGGATGTGCTGGACGGTCTGGAAACCATCAACATCTGCGTTGGCTACAAGAACCAGGATGGTGCAGTGATCGACGCACCGACTGACGCCGACAGCTATATCGGCCTGGAGCCGGTGTACGAAGAGATGCCGGGCTGGACCGAATCCACCGTCGGTGCCAAGACCCTGGAAGAGCTGCCACAGGCTGCACGCAACTACATCAAACGCGTTGAAGAGTTGGTCGGTGCGCCGATTGACATTATTTCGACGGGCCCGGACCGCAACGAAACCATCGTTCTGCGTCACCCGTTCGCTTAA